From the Phoenix dactylifera cultivar Barhee BC4 chromosome 10, palm_55x_up_171113_PBpolish2nd_filt_p, whole genome shotgun sequence genome, one window contains:
- the LOC103695557 gene encoding transcription factor bHLH137-like — protein MEAFSYYPFLLDSPILASIPFETHLSTRQVGETSNNSSSCFPYYYSPEAILEVSSGDTSAYESSISLATATKAPLVECQIPLSSAVIKPHDEKVPKQQGSMEKKRKNGDEARSSYCQSSLRTASTKESKSRKQRKPIGELKGKRGKKPKCDDWKAAKAGEEPPEGYIHVRSKRGQATDSHSLAERVRREKISERMKMLQGLVPGCDKVTGKALVLDEIVNYVQSLQNQIEFLSMKLASVNPMLYDFGVDLDNSVNPKKMKSIQQQVPLVNQTTHIHPPAFENARNIYQMMDPSVPLLLHCQGSTAFPQDGGSSMIQVGEQRQQFINQAEFNSI, from the exons ATGGAAGCCTTCTCATACTACCCTTTCCTTCTGGACTCTCCTATCCTTGCATCCATCCCCTTTGAGACGCACCTTTCCACCCGGCAAGTTGGAGagaccagcaacaactcctctTCTTGCTTTCCCTATTACTACTCACCTGAAGCCATCCTAGAGGTCTCATCTGGTGATACCTCAGCCTATGAGAGCAGCATCTCTCTTGCCACTGCCACAAAAGCTCCTTTAGTTGAGTGCCAGATTCCACTTTCATCAGCGGTAATTAAACCCCATGACGAGAAGGTCCCCAAACAACAAGGATCcatggagaagaaaagaaagaatggaGATGAGGCTCGCTCGAGTTATTGCCAATCCAGCCTAAGGACAGCA AGTACAAAAGAAAGTAAGAGTAGGAAGCAGAGGAAACCCATTGGTGAATTGAAGGGAAAACGGGGGAAGAAGCCCAAATGTGATGACTGGAAAGCCGCAAAGGCTGGAGAAGAACCCCCTGAAGGCTACATTCATGTAAGATCGAAGAGAGGTCAAGCAACAGATAGCCACAGCCTTGCAGAAAGG GTCAGAAGGGAGAAGATAAGTGAAAGGATGAAGATGTTGCAAGGCCTTGTTCCTGGTTGTGATAAG GTTACTGGAAAGGCCCTCGTGCTCGATGAGATAGTCAACTATGTGCAATCTTTGCAGAACCAAATTGAG TTTCTTTCCATGAAGCTTGCTTCTGTGAATCCGATGTTATATGACTTTGGGGTGGATCTTGATAACTCCGTGAATCCAAAG AAAATGAAGAGCATACAACAACAAGTGCCACTTGTGAACCAAACAACCCACATTCATCCTCCAGCTTTTGAGAATGCTAGAAATATCTACCAAATGATGGATCCTTCAGTACCTCTTTTATTACATTGCCAAGGATCCACTGCCTTTCCTCAG GACGGTGGCAGTTCTATGATCCAGGTTGGAGAACAAAGACAACAATTTATTAATCAAGCAGAGTTCAACAGTATATGA